The Maridesulfovibrio ferrireducens genome contains a region encoding:
- a CDS encoding sensor domain-containing diguanylate cyclase, giving the protein MCSFCRLPFVICKAVFWAVFIVVLSGMYNYALAADLPAKSDVSVWLWCALSVQFLLILILVGYLYCRRNSEIFFRTMLKGLNNKVSKQNLELQTALDEWRTIYDNSQVGIAVLKGGRFFARGNKRLADILGYDSPEEMQGLSLRAAHLTEKRYHDFGKKYFDVLAHGSYLHIEYQLARKDGSPVWCMLSGKAIDPVIPADLNKGVIWIIDDISKQKQMEEELRMLAGTDVLTGLYNRRQFMELANIEYQRHCRYGEPLAFIMGDLDHFKRINDTYGHESGDLVLKSFADLCKEQFREVDIIGRLGGEEFAILLPSTTLDEAAAVAERLRRVCQERDVFLEEGSLRVTVSLGVAMADKALGLKSLIRRADEAMYRAKSESRNRVGVQVES; this is encoded by the coding sequence ATGTGTTCTTTTTGTCGGCTACCGTTTGTAATATGTAAGGCAGTCTTTTGGGCTGTTTTTATTGTTGTTTTGTCTGGAATGTATAACTATGCCTTGGCTGCGGATTTACCTGCTAAAAGTGATGTGTCCGTTTGGTTGTGGTGTGCTTTATCCGTTCAATTTTTGTTGATATTAATACTTGTCGGTTATCTTTATTGCAGGCGAAATTCTGAAATATTTTTTAGAACCATGTTAAAAGGTTTGAATAATAAGGTTTCGAAGCAAAATTTAGAACTCCAGACAGCTCTTGATGAATGGCGGACTATTTATGACAATAGTCAGGTGGGTATAGCTGTTTTGAAGGGCGGAAGGTTTTTTGCGAGAGGAAATAAACGTCTTGCAGATATTTTGGGATATGATTCGCCAGAGGAGATGCAGGGACTCAGCCTGCGTGCCGCTCACTTAACCGAAAAACGTTACCATGATTTCGGGAAGAAATATTTTGACGTTCTGGCACACGGCTCATATTTACATATTGAATATCAGCTCGCCCGCAAAGATGGCTCCCCTGTGTGGTGTATGCTGTCGGGTAAAGCTATCGATCCTGTGATTCCGGCGGATCTGAATAAAGGTGTCATCTGGATTATTGATGATATTTCCAAGCAGAAGCAGATGGAAGAAGAGCTTAGAATGCTTGCGGGAACGGATGTTCTTACCGGTCTTTATAATCGACGTCAGTTTATGGAACTAGCCAATATAGAATACCAGCGTCATTGTCGCTACGGGGAACCTCTTGCTTTTATTATGGGGGATCTTGATCATTTTAAAAGGATTAATGATACCTATGGACATGAATCCGGAGATCTTGTTTTGAAGTCTTTTGCGGATTTGTGCAAAGAGCAGTTTCGGGAAGTGGATATAATCGGAAGATTGGGTGGTGAAGAATTTGCAATTCTTTTACCTTCGACAACCTTGGATGAAGCCGCTGCGGTCGCAGAGCGTTTACGAAGAGTTTGTCAGGAACGAGATGTTTTTCTTGAAGAAGGTTCCTTAAGGGTTACTGTTTCGCTCGGCGTTGCCATGGCAGATAAGGCATTAGGATTGAAAAGTCTTATTCGCAGAGCCGATGAGGCTATGTATCGGGCAAAGAGTGAAAGTCGTAATCGCGTAGGAGTTCAAGTTGAGTCGTAG
- a CDS encoding TRAP transporter large permease has protein sequence MEAILLCTFLGLTFLGVPVAYSLGLSVSVILYQYLNIPQVMITQVMYSGIDSFSFMAVPFFMLAGAFMSAGGVTKRLVNFAQSLVGSFTGGLAQVVAVSGMFFAAISGSSAATTAAIGSTMVDEMEKKGYSRELATGIVAAGGTVGIVIPPSITLVVFGVIAGISIGDLFVGGLIPGLFMGATMCIVSYFIAKKEGIPAEGSFSIMNVLRSFKESFWALMTPVIIIGGIYGGIFTPTEAAAVAAVYGIFVGFFIYKELTIKQFPRIIFQAVMGTTMIMFIVGAAKVFGWMLTNLEIPHQIGAYIVSLTSSPIVFLLLMNILLLFIGTLINASAAIVILTPIFLPVAITLGIDPLFFGVLMVVNLAIGCITPPVGLDLFVASAITKVPLEKVIKASAPYLIALLISLLVMTLCPAIITFLPNLLR, from the coding sequence ATGGAAGCAATTTTATTATGTACCTTTTTAGGTTTGACTTTTCTCGGAGTTCCAGTTGCTTACTCACTCGGACTTTCCGTTTCAGTAATTCTTTACCAATATCTTAATATTCCGCAGGTCATGATCACTCAGGTCATGTATTCGGGAATTGATTCTTTTTCCTTTATGGCTGTTCCTTTCTTTATGCTTGCAGGGGCGTTCATGTCTGCCGGAGGCGTAACTAAAAGACTGGTCAACTTTGCTCAGTCACTGGTTGGTTCCTTCACCGGTGGCCTTGCTCAGGTTGTTGCCGTTTCAGGTATGTTCTTTGCTGCTATTTCAGGTTCTTCTGCAGCCACAACTGCTGCAATCGGCTCAACAATGGTCGATGAAATGGAGAAGAAAGGATATAGCCGTGAACTGGCAACAGGGATTGTTGCAGCGGGTGGAACGGTAGGAATTGTCATCCCGCCTTCCATCACACTGGTTGTTTTCGGTGTTATTGCCGGGATTTCAATTGGCGATCTTTTTGTCGGAGGTTTGATTCCCGGGCTGTTCATGGGGGCAACCATGTGTATTGTCAGTTACTTTATCGCTAAAAAAGAAGGCATTCCTGCGGAAGGATCTTTTTCCATAATGAATGTTCTGAGATCCTTTAAAGAGTCCTTTTGGGCGCTTATGACCCCGGTAATTATTATTGGTGGTATTTACGGCGGGATTTTTACTCCTACAGAAGCTGCCGCGGTAGCTGCTGTCTACGGAATATTTGTCGGTTTCTTTATCTATAAGGAACTGACTATCAAACAATTTCCGAGGATTATCTTTCAGGCTGTAATGGGAACCACAATGATTATGTTCATTGTCGGAGCTGCTAAGGTTTTCGGTTGGATGCTTACCAATTTGGAAATTCCGCATCAGATCGGTGCATATATTGTTTCCCTGACAAGTTCTCCGATTGTATTCCTTTTATTGATGAACATTTTACTGCTGTTTATCGGAACACTCATCAACGCTTCGGCTGCGATAGTTATTCTTACTCCGATTTTCCTGCCGGTCGCAATTACGCTGGGAATTGATCCATTGTTTTTCGGTGTGTTGATGGTCGTCAACCTCGCAATTGGATGTATTACCCCTCCGGTAGGGCTGGATCTCTTTGTCGCCAGTGCGATAACAAAGGTTCCGCTGGAAAAAGTAATCAAGGCCTCAGCACCATACCTCATTGCTTTGCTCATATCTTTGCTTGTGATGACGCTTTGTCCCGCAATCATCACTTTCCTCCCTAATCTATTAAGATAG
- a CDS encoding TRAP transporter small permease yields MDKLFDKLRFVLYWISVSSMTLMLGLIFFQVVSRYFFGHTFEWSEELARFLFVWVVFLGSALIMGESGHLAVQILPNKFKGTGMGVVIEILINLCSYAFTLLLLIQGAKMTSVMTFQIAPGLGISMSVVYSIIPISASLMMLYLFKDTVRIVKEISARKN; encoded by the coding sequence ATGGATAAATTATTTGATAAATTACGCTTTGTTCTTTACTGGATTTCCGTATCATCGATGACTCTAATGCTCGGGCTGATCTTTTTTCAGGTCGTATCCCGTTACTTTTTCGGTCACACGTTTGAATGGTCGGAGGAATTGGCGAGATTCCTGTTCGTATGGGTTGTCTTTTTAGGTTCCGCTCTCATTATGGGCGAAAGCGGGCATCTGGCAGTACAAATTCTGCCTAATAAATTTAAGGGCACAGGCATGGGCGTTGTTATTGAGATTCTTATAAATCTTTGCAGTTACGCATTCACATTGCTTCTCCTTATTCAAGGGGCGAAAATGACCTCCGTAATGACATTCCAGATAGCACCGGGTCTCGGAATTTCAATGAGTGTAGTTTATTCAATCATCCCCATCAGTGCCTCACTTATGATGCTCTACCTGTTTAAAGATACAGTGCGAATTGTCAAAGAAATCTCAGCACGTAAAAACTAG
- a CDS encoding DctP family TRAP transporter solute-binding subunit: MKRLITIMSVALLVVTMAVPAFAGKVVLKLGHIAEPVHPYGQGAEKFAELVKEKSGGEIVVKVFPSSQLGGQKDLIEGLIYGTIDMALVGTAVLGQFQPQISLFDMPFLFQDREHTYKSLDTVGMDLGKPLEPKGIKLLGYMENGVRHLTNNVREVKTPADMADLKIRVMTNKIYIEMMKSLGASPTPMAFGELYSAMQQGTVDGQENPSAHIWTKRFFEVQKYASKTAHSYAPEPLVMSMISWGRLDGKQRQILMEAAKEAIDWQRALSTQKDDEYWKLIEATGKIKVIEVDRTLFAKATKPVYEKFASVVGQDNIDKVNALKK, translated from the coding sequence ATGAAACGTTTAATCACCATCATGTCTGTTGCTCTTTTAGTAGTAACAATGGCAGTCCCCGCATTCGCCGGAAAAGTCGTACTAAAACTTGGTCACATTGCTGAACCTGTTCATCCTTACGGACAGGGAGCTGAAAAATTTGCTGAGCTGGTTAAAGAAAAATCAGGCGGCGAAATTGTTGTTAAAGTATTCCCCTCCTCACAGCTTGGCGGACAGAAAGACCTTATTGAAGGTCTGATCTACGGAACCATTGATATGGCTCTGGTCGGAACTGCCGTTTTAGGACAGTTTCAGCCTCAGATTTCCCTTTTCGATATGCCTTTCCTCTTTCAGGACAGAGAGCATACTTACAAATCTCTTGATACCGTAGGTATGGATCTTGGTAAGCCTCTTGAACCAAAAGGTATCAAACTTCTCGGTTACATGGAAAATGGCGTTCGTCATCTCACCAATAATGTTCGTGAAGTAAAAACTCCTGCCGATATGGCTGATCTCAAGATCAGAGTCATGACCAATAAAATTTACATCGAAATGATGAAGTCACTCGGTGCTTCTCCTACCCCAATGGCTTTCGGTGAGCTTTACTCTGCAATGCAGCAGGGAACTGTTGACGGTCAGGAAAACCCCAGTGCTCACATCTGGACCAAACGTTTTTTTGAAGTTCAGAAATATGCTTCAAAAACAGCTCATTCCTACGCACCGGAACCTCTCGTAATGTCTATGATCAGTTGGGGAAGACTTGACGGAAAACAGCGCCAGATTCTCATGGAAGCAGCGAAAGAAGCCATTGACTGGCAGCGCGCACTTTCAACACAGAAGGACGATGAATACTGGAAGCTTATCGAAGCAACCGGAAAGATCAAAGTTATTGAAGTTGACCGTACTCTTTTTGCGAAAGCTACCAAGCCTGTTTATGAAAAATTCGCGTCTGTCGTAGGACAGGATAATATTGATAAGGTTAACGCCCTAAAAAAATAG
- a CDS encoding response regulator encodes MNPIKVMIVEDDAKIADLHRRFAEKVEGFEVVAIAQGLDDAKEMIEIFEPDLILLDLYFPEGTSFEMLREIRTKGLETDVILITAAREMGPLKEALRGGVFDYIIKPVILDRFKACLSRFGKYHSRLHNSETLEQKDVDSMRHPASSASASTPSEDLPKGIDPLTLKKVQDVFKDPDTENGLGAEEVGSLIGASRSTTRRYLEYLVSVGFIYPDLVYGTVGRPERKYFRN; translated from the coding sequence ATGAACCCGATTAAAGTCATGATTGTTGAAGATGACGCTAAAATAGCTGATCTTCATCGTAGATTTGCCGAAAAGGTAGAGGGTTTTGAAGTCGTTGCCATTGCACAGGGACTTGATGACGCTAAAGAAATGATCGAAATATTCGAGCCTGACCTGATTCTGCTGGACCTGTATTTCCCTGAAGGAACAAGTTTTGAGATGCTGCGCGAAATCCGCACTAAAGGTCTTGAAACTGATGTGATATTAATCACTGCCGCACGTGAAATGGGGCCACTTAAAGAAGCTCTGCGTGGCGGCGTTTTTGATTATATAATAAAGCCTGTTATCCTTGACAGGTTTAAAGCGTGTCTCTCCAGATTCGGAAAATATCACAGCCGTCTGCATAATTCTGAAACGCTCGAGCAGAAAGATGTCGATAGCATGCGTCATCCTGCTTCATCTGCCTCAGCTTCAACTCCATCAGAAGATTTGCCGAAGGGCATAGATCCGCTTACCCTTAAAAAAGTACAGGATGTATTTAAAGATCCTGATACTGAAAATGGCTTAGGAGCCGAGGAAGTTGGTTCGTTGATCGGAGCAAGCAGATCTACCACACGCCGTTATCTTGAATATTTAGTTTCAGTCGGTTTCATATATCCTGATTTAGTATACGGTACAGTCGGTCGGCCCGAGCGAAAATATTTCCGTAATTAG
- a CDS encoding sensor histidine kinase, with protein MKKFKFLDFIKPKTIQLYLVYMVTGMVLVQIGITWFLVSDLTSNILKEQIGLRALQTSQAVAEVPMIREVLLKKDPEGQIQAIAEDIRLKIGATFVVVGDSSGIRYSHPVPERIGKYFVGGDTGPVLMEGKSYVSEAIGTLGPSIRSFVPVRGKHSEVIGFVSVGYLTENVQKNIAAHLDRPLWFIFGLTLIGFFSTAYIARHLKKVTLNLEPAEITNLYLERGAVLETIREGVIATDHRGEIRLANKAALKYTCFNSGELVGKMIGDVIPCAGLNYALTTGEGEYDQERIVNGQELIFNIVPVLQGGVIKGLVASFRRKDELDRIAHELSSIQEYSELLRGQTHEYSNKLHTIAGLIQIEAYQEALDLVTCESSGYEDLIMFLNKAIPHPVIAAIVLGKFNRAKELKIQFDVDREGTMVDVPDWIKQEKIVTIVGNLLDNAFEAVLGCDKEDCKVQLSFTDLGNDIVFEVEDSGPGIPPDQIDHVFEKGISSKGTGRRGLGLYLVKQRLDELGGFISVSSDGSEGTLFSVIIPKIRRSGI; from the coding sequence ATGAAAAAATTTAAATTTCTTGATTTTATAAAGCCGAAAACAATCCAGTTATATCTTGTTTACATGGTAACGGGAATGGTTTTGGTTCAGATCGGCATCACATGGTTTCTGGTGTCCGATCTTACTTCCAATATCCTTAAGGAACAGATTGGACTTCGAGCTTTGCAGACCTCACAAGCTGTAGCCGAGGTGCCAATGATTCGCGAAGTTTTGCTTAAGAAAGATCCTGAAGGTCAAATTCAGGCTATTGCTGAAGATATCCGTCTTAAAATAGGAGCAACTTTTGTTGTCGTAGGAGATTCGTCCGGGATTCGTTATTCTCATCCTGTACCCGAAAGGATCGGTAAATATTTTGTGGGTGGCGACACCGGGCCGGTCTTAATGGAAGGCAAGTCATATGTCTCGGAGGCGATCGGAACTCTCGGGCCTTCGATTCGCAGCTTTGTACCTGTTCGCGGCAAGCATTCTGAAGTTATAGGTTTTGTATCAGTCGGATATCTTACAGAAAATGTACAAAAAAATATCGCCGCACATCTGGATAGACCGTTGTGGTTTATTTTCGGTTTGACTCTGATCGGCTTTTTCAGCACCGCATATATTGCCCGTCATTTAAAAAAGGTTACTCTTAATCTTGAACCTGCTGAAATTACGAATCTTTACCTTGAGCGCGGGGCCGTTTTAGAAACAATCCGTGAGGGGGTTATCGCGACTGATCACAGGGGTGAAATCCGGCTGGCAAATAAAGCCGCGCTAAAATATACCTGTTTTAATTCAGGTGAACTTGTCGGTAAGATGATAGGTGATGTCATCCCCTGTGCGGGACTTAATTACGCACTTACAACCGGCGAAGGTGAATACGATCAGGAACGGATTGTTAACGGGCAGGAACTTATTTTCAACATTGTTCCGGTTTTACAGGGCGGTGTGATTAAGGGGCTTGTGGCAAGTTTCCGTCGTAAAGATGAGCTGGATAGAATCGCGCATGAGCTGTCCAGTATTCAGGAATATTCCGAACTTTTGCGCGGCCAGACTCATGAATATTCTAACAAGCTGCACACCATTGCCGGGCTTATTCAAATTGAAGCATATCAGGAAGCTCTCGATTTGGTAACGTGCGAATCTTCCGGTTACGAAGACCTCATTATGTTTCTTAATAAAGCAATTCCGCATCCTGTAATTGCCGCAATTGTTCTGGGTAAATTTAATAGAGCCAAAGAGCTTAAGATCCAGTTTGATGTTGATCGTGAAGGTACGATGGTCGATGTCCCCGATTGGATTAAACAGGAAAAAATTGTTACCATTGTAGGCAACTTACTTGATAATGCTTTCGAGGCTGTACTTGGATGCGATAAAGAAGATTGCAAGGTGCAGCTTTCCTTCACTGACCTTGGAAATGATATTGTTTTTGAAGTTGAAGATTCAGGTCCGGGGATACCGCCGGATCAGATTGATCATGTTTTTGAGAAAGGTATTTCTTCGAAAGGGACAGGCAGGCGCGGGCTGGGTCTTTACCTGGTCAAGCAGAGACTCGATGAGCTGGGAGGTTTTATCTCGGTTTCATCTGATGGATCAGAAGGAACTTTATTCTCTGTAATCATTCCTAAAATCAGGCGTAGTGGAATATGA
- a CDS encoding class I SAM-dependent methyltransferase produces MNIPFPKESFTPINDIILQSVTAPAIIEVIKIKMFDVLENQEKSLDDLAREFGFIPYKLETVLSLLEVRGLVEKRDEKYSNSKIASEFLVSTAPLYQGLAAIVSMGFCETVNSSLGEMLKKDKQERKDTDKKWSTEQAMEGTAQNAVSGGLQKAVEIISELPDFNSFRLMADLGGNHGTYTMSILDKNPDLSGIICDLPQVADVAEKRCAQMGYAGRITGYGVDLRTGALPDEKFDLILTSHFLYSCQDNLEPLFEKINQALLPGGWFVAHHHADRGSEMSRETVVALEMMTRLCGYFSHFIEADVLETKLAASGFGNFQQKWTDNDNGLLLFAAQKEK; encoded by the coding sequence ATGAATATTCCGTTCCCTAAAGAAAGTTTTACACCGATCAATGATATTATTCTTCAAAGTGTTACTGCTCCGGCAATAATTGAAGTCATAAAAATAAAGATGTTCGACGTCTTGGAAAACCAAGAGAAATCGTTGGATGATCTGGCTCGGGAGTTTGGATTTATCCCTTATAAATTAGAGACAGTATTGAGCTTGCTTGAAGTTCGTGGGCTTGTCGAAAAAAGAGATGAGAAATATTCAAATTCAAAAATAGCATCAGAATTTTTAGTAAGCACAGCACCACTTTATCAGGGGTTGGCAGCCATAGTGTCCATGGGGTTTTGTGAGACAGTGAATAGTTCACTGGGAGAAATGTTAAAAAAAGATAAACAAGAGCGTAAAGATACTGATAAAAAGTGGTCAACAGAACAAGCTATGGAAGGAACAGCCCAGAATGCGGTTTCCGGTGGATTACAAAAAGCTGTGGAAATCATAAGCGAATTGCCCGATTTTAATTCTTTTAGGTTGATGGCAGATCTTGGTGGTAATCACGGGACATATACAATGTCGATACTTGATAAAAACCCAGACTTATCGGGGATTATTTGTGATTTACCTCAGGTTGCCGATGTGGCCGAAAAAAGATGTGCACAGATGGGATATGCCGGAAGAATCACAGGATATGGTGTGGATTTGCGGACAGGCGCACTGCCGGATGAAAAGTTTGACCTTATTTTAACATCTCATTTTTTGTATTCTTGTCAGGACAATCTAGAACCGCTGTTTGAAAAAATAAATCAGGCATTGCTTCCGGGCGGCTGGTTCGTAGCCCATCATCATGCTGATCGGGGCAGTGAGATGTCCAGAGAAACAGTTGTTGCGTTAGAAATGATGACGAGACTTTGTGGATATTTTTCGCATTTTATTGAGGCCGATGTTTTGGAAACAAAATTGGCAGCCAGTGGTTTTGGAAATTTTCAGCAAAAATGGACTGATAATGATAATGGGTTGTTGCTCTTTGCAGCTCAAAAGGAAAAATAA
- a CDS encoding MarR family winged helix-turn-helix transcriptional regulator, whose product MRKVKDVLPNMCSLGKVLSKYTMVAQKSFDFGIGMQLYPAEIHTLSTIERLGGGGVTEIAHESGVTKGAVSQLISKLVKKELCVKEKDPENGARVVVKLTALGKVAVDNHYNFHLEHDRVFLEYLRSMDDEKIRVFDDICRNMNKWMDNYLK is encoded by the coding sequence ATGCGTAAAGTTAAAGATGTACTTCCGAATATGTGTTCACTGGGTAAAGTTCTGTCCAAATATACAATGGTTGCACAGAAATCTTTTGATTTCGGGATAGGCATGCAGTTGTATCCTGCCGAAATCCACACACTTTCAACTATAGAAAGGCTTGGCGGGGGCGGAGTCACCGAGATTGCTCATGAATCCGGCGTTACTAAAGGGGCTGTTTCTCAGTTAATATCTAAACTTGTGAAGAAAGAACTTTGCGTGAAGGAGAAAGATCCCGAAAACGGGGCGCGTGTGGTTGTCAAACTGACCGCTCTCGGCAAAGTGGCTGTAGACAATCATTATAATTTTCACCTTGAGCATGATCGTGTTTTTTTGGAATATTTGAGATCGATGGATGACGAAAAAATTCGGGTATTTGATGATATCTGTCGTAATATGAATAAGTGGATGGATAATTATTTGAAGTAA
- a CDS encoding alpha/beta hydrolase, with protein sequence MDKSKYNQLKSTVATCAAILFIALFFCTSTFASNPEPEFPIADPFKATIFGTPRELVQTFPEPVKTEECEIVIEDRRIPDIFWYDEDFYYTTAMQKEEAPLLFIIAGTGSEHDSTKMKFLTQLFYQAGFHVVALSSPTHMNFIISASRYAAPGYAPNDVEDLYRVMKWIKSNLEDDHKISGYNVTGYSLGAMHSAFIANLDETRKDFSFDKVLMINPPVSLYTSALRFDSWLSPENLGDKKPREVIDELIHAFSEMYLHTDITDFDDNFLYGLSQHTNFSEMDLRAIIAASFRLSSANMLFTSDVCINAGYIVPVSKTLSTGDNLLPYTRVATAITFETYINEYLLPYQQFITPGITKEELIRRCSLKSIEEYLATSQKIFVLGNSDDIILDESEVNFLRKTFGERAVFFPRGGHCGNIMFKPFAAKAQEMLK encoded by the coding sequence ATGGACAAAAGTAAATATAATCAATTAAAATCAACCGTAGCAACATGTGCTGCAATACTCTTTATAGCCCTGTTTTTTTGCACTTCCACTTTTGCCTCTAATCCTGAACCCGAATTCCCGATAGCCGATCCTTTCAAGGCTACTATTTTCGGAACACCCCGTGAGCTTGTACAGACATTCCCTGAACCTGTTAAAACTGAAGAATGTGAAATTGTAATAGAAGACCGTAGAATTCCAGATATTTTCTGGTATGATGAAGACTTCTACTACACTACCGCCATGCAGAAAGAAGAAGCTCCGCTCCTTTTTATCATCGCAGGAACAGGCTCAGAGCATGACTCAACGAAAATGAAATTTTTGACTCAGCTTTTTTATCAAGCCGGATTTCATGTCGTTGCCCTTTCATCTCCCACGCATATGAATTTTATCATCAGTGCATCGCGATATGCCGCGCCGGGCTATGCTCCCAATGATGTTGAAGATTTATACAGGGTCATGAAATGGATAAAAAGCAATCTTGAAGACGATCACAAAATCAGCGGTTACAATGTTACAGGGTACAGCCTTGGAGCTATGCACTCGGCATTTATTGCTAATCTGGACGAAACCCGCAAAGATTTTTCATTCGACAAAGTACTGATGATCAACCCGCCTGTAAGCCTCTACACCTCGGCATTGCGCTTTGATTCATGGCTGAGTCCTGAAAACCTCGGTGACAAAAAACCACGCGAAGTAATAGACGAGCTTATTCATGCTTTTTCAGAAATGTATCTGCATACTGACATAACCGACTTCGATGATAACTTTCTATATGGACTTTCGCAGCATACTAATTTCTCAGAAATGGACCTTCGAGCTATCATTGCCGCGTCATTCAGACTTAGTTCTGCCAACATGCTTTTCACCTCGGATGTATGTATAAATGCTGGATATATTGTCCCTGTCAGCAAGACATTATCTACCGGTGACAACCTGCTGCCCTACACTCGAGTAGCTACCGCCATCACTTTTGAAACCTATATAAATGAGTACCTGCTGCCGTATCAGCAATTCATTACTCCTGGCATAACAAAAGAAGAGCTTATCCGCCGTTGCAGCCTGAAAAGCATTGAAGAGTATCTTGCAACCTCCCAAAAGATTTTTGTGCTCGGTAATTCGGACGATATCATTCTTGATGAAAGTGAAGTAAATTTCCTGCGTAAAACATTCGGAGAACGGGCTGTATTTTTCCCGCGCGGCGGACACTGCGGTAACATCATGTTTAAACCTTTTGCGGCTAAAGCGCAGGAGATGCTTAAATGA
- a CDS encoding VacJ family lipoprotein, giving the protein MMNTTIKYLMVLCLFLLIPSCATIKKEAPDMTLPPTGFMTPVSHAPTPTNIMRKEADLEFLDVYDPWGAMNRNIYSFNAQFDRAIYLPAVNLYTTVLPKPVRKGVTNAVNNLNEVNAILNSSLQGRGEKVLRSFYRLLLNSTFGILGIMDVAEDWGIKRVRTSTADTLGVWGMGPGPYVVLPLFGPSSVRDSAGLAGDSALLWVQMNYVYDFLGVKEGRTLIGAGEATIRGLNLRANVPFRYYQTGSPFEYDLVRFLYSTKRELDIEKQ; this is encoded by the coding sequence ATGATGAATACTACTATAAAATATTTGATGGTCCTTTGCCTGTTCCTGCTTATTCCGTCCTGCGCCACCATAAAAAAAGAAGCCCCGGATATGACACTGCCCCCCACTGGTTTTATGACCCCAGTGTCGCACGCTCCGACACCGACCAACATCATGCGCAAGGAAGCGGATTTAGAATTTCTTGATGTCTACGATCCGTGGGGCGCAATGAACCGCAATATTTATTCTTTCAACGCTCAATTTGACCGGGCGATATATCTCCCTGCGGTCAATCTATACACAACCGTTCTGCCTAAACCGGTTCGCAAAGGTGTAACCAACGCCGTAAATAATCTGAATGAAGTAAATGCAATCCTCAACAGCTCATTGCAAGGGCGGGGTGAAAAAGTTTTAAGATCTTTTTACCGCTTGCTCCTCAACTCAACATTCGGAATTCTCGGGATTATGGATGTAGCTGAGGACTGGGGAATCAAAAGAGTCAGAACAAGCACAGCAGACACTCTGGGAGTGTGGGGAATGGGTCCGGGCCCATATGTAGTCCTGCCGCTCTTCGGCCCCTCCAGTGTGCGTGATTCCGCCGGACTTGCCGGAGACTCTGCCCTGCTGTGGGTACAGATGAATTATGTTTATGACTTTCTGGGCGTAAAAGAAGGCCGGACACTCATAGGAGCAGGAGAAGCCACAATCCGCGGACTCAACCTGCGCGCCAATGTCCCCTTCCGTTACTATCAGACAGGTTCGCCCTTCGAATATGACCTAGTGCGTTTTCTCTATTCTACAAAGCGTGAGCTTGATATTGAAAAACAATGA